One window from the genome of bacterium encodes:
- a CDS encoding IS30 family transposase, with product MYTHLTFEERECIGLMRAAYFWPVEIARELNRDPKTIRRELRRSKPLFEGYRPSRAHKDARKKKKIPRRGKKLNYAPLQRVVYAKLRLRWSPEQIAQYLKQHYATDTRMQVSHESIYTYIYVLPRGSLRKELTSYLRQGAEGRRRRYRVHDRRGKIPNMVSIHERPKETEDRSVPGHWESDLIIGKGHQSAIATLVERTTRMTILVPLREKTAPAVRMALTKTVKSLPREAFRSITHDRGSEMAEHELFTKETRVQVYFADPQSPWQRGTNENTNGLIRQYFPKGTDFRRVPTKYLKQAQKQLNTRPRKAIGFKTPEEAFALLLKKRAFRV from the coding sequence ATGTATACCCACCTAACGTTCGAGGAACGAGAATGCATTGGTCTTATGCGTGCAGCCTACTTCTGGCCAGTCGAAATCGCACGCGAGCTCAATCGCGATCCTAAAACCATCAGACGAGAGCTCAGACGCTCGAAACCGTTGTTTGAAGGATACCGACCAAGCCGGGCACACAAAGATGCACGAAAGAAAAAGAAAATCCCGAGACGCGGGAAGAAGCTCAACTACGCGCCTCTTCAGCGTGTCGTGTATGCAAAGCTCCGGCTTCGCTGGAGCCCGGAGCAGATTGCGCAGTACTTGAAACAGCACTACGCTACAGATACTCGTATGCAAGTCTCCCACGAATCCATCTACACCTATATCTATGTGCTCCCGCGCGGGAGCCTCCGCAAGGAGCTTACGTCGTACCTGCGCCAGGGCGCCGAAGGGCGCAGGCGCAGGTATCGGGTGCACGACAGGCGAGGAAAGATACCCAATATGGTGAGTATTCACGAGCGCCCCAAAGAAACGGAAGACCGCTCAGTACCTGGACACTGGGAGAGCGACCTCATTATCGGCAAAGGACATCAATCAGCCATTGCGACCTTGGTGGAACGCACCACGCGCATGACCATTCTGGTGCCGCTCAGAGAAAAGACCGCTCCTGCGGTGCGCATGGCACTTACGAAAACCGTGAAGAGCTTGCCCCGCGAAGCCTTCCGATCAATCACCCATGATCGCGGCAGCGAGATGGCTGAGCACGAACTCTTCACCAAAGAGACCAGGGTGCAGGTGTATTTCGCTGATCCACAAAGCCCGTGGCAGCGTGGTACAAACGAAAATACCAATGGCCTTATTCGTCAGTATTTCCCCAAGGGAACGGACTTCCGGCGGGTGCCAACTAAGTATTTGAAGCAAGCGCAGAAGCAGCTCAATACTCGGCCCAGAAAAGCTATCGGCTTCAAAACACCTGAAGAAGCATTTGCGCTATTATTAAAGAAGCGGGCATTTAGAGTTTGA